The following DNA comes from Sorex araneus isolate mSorAra2 chromosome 5, mSorAra2.pri, whole genome shotgun sequence.
aaaaaaaacaaaaaaaaaccctcagggctgaaacaaatggagacgttactggtgcccacttgagcaaatcgatggacaacgggatgacagtgatacagtgatcttttctGGTCTAATAAATTATCACTGGCTGGTcatgaataaagagaaaatgcaCTAGTCAATCTTCACTGCTCCTTTAATGCTCTGGCTGCCTTTTCTCTATCTGCTTAAAACTGCCCACCCCTATGATAAGGctttactagattttttttttttttttttttttttttttttgctttttgagtcacacccggcgatgctcaggggttactcttggctttgcactcaggaattactcctagcggtgctcaggggaccatatgggatgctgggaatcgaacccgggtcagccacgtgcaaggcaaacgctctacctggtgtgctatcactccagccccagcacctacTCTTATGCTCTTATGTACACATAAAGAACctggtcttttaatttttttttttttttttgcttttttgggggtcacacccggcgatgctcaggggttactcctggctctgcagtcaggaatcactcctggcggtgctcgggggaccatgtgggatgctgggaatcgaacccaagctcgccgagtgcaaggcaaacgccctacccgctatgctattgctccagccccaagaaccttGTCTTGAGGCCAGAACAATAATagagcagctagggtgtttgccttgcatgcagctaacccgggttcgatccctcggcatcccatatcgttccctgggccctccaggagtgattcctgagttcagagccaggagtaaccccttagcaccaccaagtgtagcccccaaactaacaaaaataacCTGGTTTATGGAGTGGGAGAGATGGttccagtggcagagcacataccTCGCAgctgtgagaccctgagtttgatccccagtattcatGCCCTTCCTCTCCTGCCCCTAGAACTATCTCACCAACATTACCTGGAGTGGCCCCAACACCCTCAGCATCTCGGCACTGCTatgtgtagcactgcactgtagcactgttgttcaccgatttgctcgatcgggcagcagtaatgtctccatcgtgagacttgttgttactgtttttggcatatcgaatacgccacgggtagcttgccaggctctgccgtgcgggcgggatactctcggtagcttgccgggcactcggagagggacggaggaattgaatccgagtcggccgcgtgcaaggcaaatgccctacccgctgtgctatcgctccagcccatgtgtagCTCCTATTAAAAAATCCCTGTCCCCCTATACTCACAGTAAGGATCAAGAATCCCCAGCTGCTCCCAAAGAGGAGGCATTGTCCTTGTTCCAGGAAGGCCCTCATCTCttcatctggagatgctcagccCCTGGTCATACCTTAGTGCCGCAGCCAGCCACGAGCAAACCCACCGGAGAGCCCCGGGGAAACACTAGAGAGGATAAATGGTATAGGGAAGGAGGTGGCTGTGCCTCTGGGGGCCCGCAAGATTCAGCTTTATTGTGACTGACCACTTTGGTGGGGCCCTTCTGTTCCAGGTCATCATGAAGAAGCCACGTGCTGCTGTGGGAAGGCGTTGCAGGAAGCAGGCGTCCAgccaggaggggaggaagaaagacacCCTTCGGAGCATCCAGGCGAAGTCTCCAACCCCTGATGGTGCGGTGTTCTGTCAGTCCTAGTCAGAGATGGGGGGCCTGGTTTCATTGACCCCCCAGGGCGTGGCtcagaggaggaggggagcatgGCACTCATCGAGGCATTAAGAGGCTAATTGAGCATCTGAGTTTACTGTGGGACTTTGGTATAATTGTTCTGAAtgactgctttctttcttttttttttttttttttgcttctgttttgggctacacctggcactCTTCAGAGCCATTTTCCACTTCCATTggggaacatgcagtgccagggatcagacttgcAAAGCAAAGCATTGTATTCCAGCTCTTGGAGCTGTTGCTCCAGagttcctcccctcaccccccctgcCCCTAATACCAGGGCCTTAGCCCACAATGCTGGGGAGGACCCGGGGCCTCACCCTGGACCTGCTGGTTTGGTGCTTGGGCACCAGGAGTCGTCAGAGACCACAGAGCCgcagctggcagtgctggtggggacACAAGGTTGTGTTGGGAAGCAAATTTCTTGCACCTGCAGGGCTTGTGGGTTACCATGAGCGCTCTCCCATGAACAGCTGTGTTCTTCCCAGTGAAGGGAAGCCCTGTCTCCTCAGGTGGCTTTCAGAGGATCAAGGGAGATTGTCGGTTTCAAGGTATTTTGTAAACAGGAAATACCTACACAGGTTTATCTTAAGCTTGGCAGAAACTACCGAGTTTCCACTCTGGCATAGAGATAAAGGAGCCAGCAGTACAACCctaggaaaagaaaagacagatttTCTTTTGATGGGGTGGGAGtagggagggggtcacacccggctgtgctcaaggcttactcctggctctgtgcttagggatcactcctggtgggcacagggaatcgtgtggtgccagggatcaaactcatgtggccatgtgcaaggcagatgccctacccattgtattggCCTCAAATAAAGGGCAGATTTCATGAACACAGCCAGAGAACTCTGGTCTGATGCCCACCCCAGAGCTTAcgctggggcctggggtgggaCAGGCTGCCTGCCCGTGTTCCTGGTGCACAGCCTGGCCATGGTCGAGCCTACATTTTCCGACCCTAGCAGACCTGGGCAGGCAGCAGAAGGCCTCTGTCTCTCCATACCATCTCTTCAGGGACCCAGCTGAGGTCACCAGCTTCCGGGAGCGTTTGCTGCGCTGGTATGACCGAGAGAAGCGGGACCTACCCTGGAGAAGGAAGGTAGGCTAACATGGCACAGGGatgatggggtgggagtgtggcacccctccgacacacacacacacacacacacacacacacacacacacacacacacacacacacacacactcactcactcactccccaTCTGGGATTGCATTGACAGGCAGAGGGCGAGGTAGACCCCGACAGGCGGGCATATGCCGGTGAGTCCATCTGCTGAGAGTGGCGCTGCTTTATCTGGACACCCCCGGGGCTGGGTAGTCAGGGGCTCGGGGCTAGAGCAGGGTGGGGCAGCGGTGCCCTCATGCCAGCCCCTCTCCCGCAGTGTGGGTGTCAGAGGTCATGCTGCAGCAGACTCAGGTGGCCACCGTGACCGACTATTATACCCGGTGGATGCAGGTGACGTCAGGGAaaacggggcgggggcgggggcgggggggggactcAGGGCTGTCCCCAGATGATGTCCTgccctttgggggtgggggagaggaaggcTCCCCCACTCCCTCACCTCACCGTCTCTGTTGGGGCTGCAGAAGTGGCCGACGCTGCAAGATCTGGCCAGTGCGTCCCTGGAGGTGAGAGCCACCCTGGGTGCGGGGTGGGCACTGAGGCCCGACCTTTGACCTCTCTGAACTCTGCACCCTGCCGCCCACAGGAGGTGAACCAGCTCTGGGCTGGCCTGGGCTACTACTCGAGGGGCCGGCGGCTTCAGGAAGGGGCCGTGAAGGTCAGGGGCtctcggggagggtgggagctgGGAGCCCCAGGGTGTCAGTTGTCTGTTGACCACGAGCTTTCTCACCCCAACCAGGtggtggcagagctggggggccaCATGCCACGGACAGCGGAGGCCCTGCAGCGAGCCCTGCCCGGCGTGGGGCGGTACACAGCTGGAGCCATCGCCTCCATAGCCTTCGGCCAGGTGAGCGCAGAGCCCGTCCCTGCTTTGGGCACCCGCCCTCCTTCCTGCCACACTCCTGCTGACTCCGGACGCCTCTGTGCCAGGCAGCCGGTGTGGTGGATGGCAACGTGATCCGGGTGCTGTGCCGTGTCCGGGCCATTGGTGCGGATCCCAGCAGCACTGTGGTGTCCCAGCAGCTCTGGTAGGCgatgggggtgatgggggagggCCGGCAGAATGGCCTCGGCTCACAGCAGTCCTCTCACCCTGTAGGAGCCTGGCCCAGCAGCTGGTGGACCCAGCCCGGCCCGGGGACTTTAACCAAGCCGCCATGGAGCTGGGAGCGACCGTGTGCACCCCACAGCGCCCGCTCTGTAGTCAGTGCCCCGTGCAGAGCCTGTGCCGGGCATACCAGAGGGTGAGTCATCTGCAAGGGGGCAGTCTGGGGTCTGTGAAAGTGGGGTCCCGTGACGCCCTGCTCCGTGCTTCAGGTGGAACTAACGCAGCTCGCAGCCCCCCACAACCAGCCAGGCAGCCTGGACGTGGAGGAGTGTGGTGAGCGGAAGCCCTCGTCCCTTCTCGCACTCTCCGGGCCTTGCCCGGGGAAGTCTCGTGCCAGTCCCTCCGACGTGTGAGGCTGCAGAGCCGGGCAAGGGCCTGAGTGGGGTCTGGGGTTGTCTCTTCTCAGCTTCCACCCCTGGGCAGTGTCCACTGTGTGCGCCTCCCACGGAGCCCTGGGACCAGACCCTGGGCGTCGCCAACTTTCCCAGGAAGGCGAGTCGCAAGCCGCCCAGGGAGGAATATTCTGCCACCTGTGTTGTGGAGCAGCCCGGAGCTCCTGGGGGTGCCCGGATTCTGCTCGTCCAGAGGCCTGACTCAGGTACCTGCACCCTGGGAGGAGGGATCGTGGCCAATGCAACCAGTCGGTAGCTCAGGCTTCCCCAAACGGCTGCCCTCTGGCTCAGGGCTGCTGGCGGGACTGTGGGAGTTTCCATCTGTGAGTGCGGAGCCCTCGGGGCCGCAGCAGCACCAGCGCCAGGCCCTGCTGCAAGAACTGCAGGCGTGGGCGGGGCCCCTGCCGGCCACCCGCCTCCAGCACCTGGGGCAGGTGAGTGAGCAGTGGAGAGGCCCGGCTGGGGGCTCTCGGAGCCACTTGCAGGAGTTGCAGCCTTTGACTGTCCCCCCCCAGGTGGTGCACACCTTCTCTCACATCAAGCTGACTTACCAAGTGTATGGGCTGGCCCTGGACGGGCAGGCCCCGGTGACTGTCGCGTCACCCGGCGCTCGCTGGCTGACCCGGGAGGAGTTCCACACCGCCGCTGTCTCTACTGCCATGAAAAAGGCATCACCTTTCTTGTGTTTCCCACatgtttaaaaacatttgattaattttttggctgggggggcggggcggggcagggcacacctggcagtgctggagggtggggaggaggaaatcaagcagggctgggggttgcgcccaagcctcctgcatgcaaagcgtgtgcccCAGACCTAAAAACGCACATTTTAAAGAAAGTGCTGGGCATGAACCTGAAGACAACACAGGGGTGTGGCTCTCGGGGGAGAAACCAGCCCTTTGCTCTCCCCTCCCGGCTAGGTGTTCCGTGTATACGAAGGCAAACTGCCAGCAACCTGCAAGGTGAGTCACTTGACCCTCTCCCAGCCTCTTCCCAGACCCGAATTCATGAGTCCTTGAGGTAAATGACACACATTTGGGTGAGCGTTCTCCACACCAGGCTTCACTGGCGGGTGTGGGAGAGGAATAGATCTTGGCATTTCCCGTGGGTTGagtggagagggaagaagagcaGATGATGGAGACCGTAGTGTTCTCACAGCTGTGTGAAATAGCTAACAGGTTACTATTAGCTGTTAGATAGAGGCAGTTAGATAGTGGATAGAGGGCAAAGGGGAAATAAGGACCTGGAAAAACTAAGTGGCTGATAATTAGGGCGCTAGAAATGAGTTTTCCAGACGTGGGAAGGGAATCAGCAGTAAGGATGTTCTTCCCTGGTCTCAGGCACTGAAGTGGCTgtgagccgggggggggggggggggaggggggtagggtaggggtggggggtgggctggagctggCAGCAGGCAGGAGGGCCTGCCCAGGCCAGCCAGGACCATGACAACAAGCCACACAGGCATTTCAGGTGGAGGGTCAGATTTGCATTTTTGGAAGATTACCTTGGTCTGCCTTTCAGTTTATCCAGGGAGCAGAGACTAGAGACACACTGGGAACTTTCCAGGCTGGAACCTGAGCTGGGCCAGTGAGGGAAGGAGTGGAGAGAGGATTTCTCTGCTGCCTCCTTCAGTGCTccctttctttggcttttttttttcttttcgggtcacacccagtgatgcacagggcttactcctggctctacactcaggaattactcctggcggtgctggggggaccatatgggatgctgggaatcgaacccaggtcagccgtgtgcaaggcaaatgccctacccgctgtgctatcactccagcccccctttctttggcttttgtccAGGGTTCCAAAAGACACCAGATCTCCACTCCGCGCAGCCGAAGAAAGCCCAGCGCAGGCCAGCAAGTCCTGGATCATTTCTTTCAGCCCCAGAACCACACTGGTGCACCCAGCCTTCAAAGTACCACCCAGTGATGTTTCTGGAAACCTTCAACTCCTGCAAACCCCGTTTTTTAATTAAAGTGTctaattttgtattaatttttgagATTTCCCTTTCCTTAGCCCCCTCACCCTGCACCTCTGAGGGGTCTGAAATAAGTCCTGCTTTCTGCTGACCAAGCCAACTGAGCCCTGGGCCAAGCCTGGGTGATGGAGCGACCCGGTGTTCTGGAGAAGGGGAGAAGCAGCTGCAGGGAGGCCCTGCCAAAGGCTGACACCTAACACTGTGGTCCAGGACCTGCCGGTGGCTCTGATTCGAGCAGAGCCATCACCCCAGAGCAGGTGGCCGACTCAGCTCCTCCCACCTGCAGTGAGACACCCCACATGGATCTGCTGTTTGTGAACTCAAACAAGAAGCTATTTATTCAGGGTTACATTAACAATACAGAGCAGTAAGGAGTTAATAATCATAAGGCTGGGATGCGGGGTGGAGGGAAACAGGATCAGAGAGTACAAGGAAACTTCAGAATTACTGGTTACATCCTAAAGGTGGTTCCTCTATTTTACAGACTATATGTAAGAAATTGTTTCAACAAAACCCCACCTTTAGACTCCAGGAAGAGAATTTAGCTCCTGACAGGTGCCCATGAGATGGTGTGGCCTTATAGGTCCCCTGGGGTCATCCACAGCCTTTCCCTCTGGCCTGTCTTTTGGTGCCAGCGAATGGGTGCTGGGTGGCCCAGAGCTCCAGGATAGGCGGCTGCACCGAGCTCAGTCTTTCCTGCTGCGGGCCGCCTGCTCCTGCACAGACTGCCACAGGGCCCGGATGTTGCCCTGGCCGAAGCCTGTGGCGCCCTGCCTCTGAATCAGCTCTAGAAAGAAAGTGTCCTCGGCAAAGAGGGACTTGGTGAAGACCTGCAGCAGAAACTGGCCTTCCTCGCCATCTAGCAGGATCCCCTGTCTGGCCAGCAGGCGGGGCTCGTGCCCCGCAGCTAGGATCTGCCTTTCCTTGCCCGGCTGTTGGTAGTAGGCTTCAGGAGGGGTCAGGaggcggccccccgcccccaccaccccctctgcAGCTCTCATGATGTTCGGTGTGTACAGCCCCACGTGCTGCAGCCCCGGGCCCCTGTGCCGGGCCAAGAACTTCTCCACTTGGTCCGGTTCATCGGTGCCCCCAGGCAGGGACTCGGCAAACACGAGGGTGGGCACAGTGCAGCTCGGCGGGGCTCGCAAGGCGGTGATCCGGAGCCCCCCGCCGCCGGGCCCAGCTGACACCTCGAGGCCCAGCTCCGGATCCTCACCTGGGCTCAGTGGCAGGTGGCGGAAGTCTAGACAGTCGTGGAACCAGCGCATCAGTGCGGGGGTGCTGCCGGGGGTGCAGGCCAGGGTCAGGTGgtccacgtggctgacccagcccGGGCCGGGTGCCGAGGCCACGGGCGCGAAGCCGGGCAGAAAGGGCCCACGGAAGCCGGCGCGCTCCAGCAGCGTCAGGCTGAGATTGCCGGCGGGCGAGCCGATGACCGCGTAGGTGGCCGCGCCCTGCGCATCCCGCACGTTGACCGGCGGCACCTGCACGGTGCAGCCTCGCGCGGCCAGCGCCCGGGCGGCAGCGCCAGCATCAGTCACTTCGAAGCACAGGTTCGTGGCGCTGGGCACGGCGTGACGCGGGTCCAAGCCGTAGAGCGGCTCCGCGGGTCCCGCGCCCTCGTTCACCAAAAAGACAGCATCGCCGCTGCGAAGGGCCAGCTGCCGCCAGCCGTCAGCCTCCCGCGCCGCCAGGGGCTGGAAGCCGAAGTGACGCTGCAGGTCGCGGGCGAGGGGTTGCCCGGCCGGCACGTGGAAAGCAACGTGGCACAGTCGGCGGGCAGGCACGGCCATGGCGTCCCGGTGGCGCCGGGGCTCGGCCTCACCCGCGTGTCGTCGGAAGCCGGGGATATCGTCTCGCTCGCAGAGCGTGTTCCTCGCTGTTCACCTCAGGGGGGAAAGTCACGTACCGACCCCTAGCGGGAGCGCGCTTCTCACCGCCGCGCCTCCGCGAACTCCAGCTGGGTCCCCAAACGCGACCCCCAGGTCTGAACTGCGGGCGCTGAGAAGCACGCGGAGCCggtgctggggcggggcctgcgaggggcggggcctgcgaggggcggggcccgcgGCCCCGGCCGACCTGCTGCTCCACCCGCGGGTCTCGGGAGTACAGCAGGGACGCAGGGACGTTCCTTCCCAGGGCCTCTGACCCAGTCAGTCTCACTAAACCATTCCTTCAGTCACAATAGCTGCCTTTTTCTCTCAGTGCCAGGCTTGGTTTCTCAACTCATCCCCCAACCTCAGAGAGAAGGGAATCAGCCCCGTTTGGGAGACAAGCCCAAATTCTCCCTCCTCAAGCACTGAATTTCTTAGCAACATCAtcttttagctttaaaaaaaaaaagaaaaaagaaaaacggagAGGGACTGcaacaatagtacagtagttagggtatttgccttacacaaggccgacccctggcatactatatggtccccccaagcattgtcagaagtaatttctgagcacagagccaggagtaatcaaatattgctggatgtgccctgcccccccgccccttccGCCCCCCCACAACAAAAATATCCAGAGAAATTTGCTTTAGTCCTGACAGTCCTTTAAAAcgttttataaatttaattaagaTGCATTGTTACAGATTTTCACTCCCCACAGTGGAGAGAAACTTCTGCTAAGGAAGATAATCTATACGGCTTCTATGCAAGTCTCTTTTTCTTGGGTACATCTCAACTAATCCCTCTCAACATCTTTAACCCTGACTCAAGCAAGACTAATCCCTCTCAACATCTTTAACCCTGACTCAAGCAAGACCTGGGAGAAAAAAGGACTCAGGACTTGAGAGGCTGCAGGGGTCTCTCCTCCCCAACTTCTCTAGGACCTCTTGGTAGCATTCTCACTGGGTACTGGGCCAGAGTTTTCACAGGGTGTTCCTAGTCTTCAGACCCTAAATTGTAAGATCACTGGATTGAAAATTTTAAGGCATTTTCTGTGACTGAGGCTTGTGAAGAAGTTGAAGGGTTGGAACGGGCATCCTGGGAAGGTCAAATAGCTAAAGTCAAAGGTCTGGAATGTGAGCCAAACTCTCAGAGAACAATGGAGCATACTGGGGTAGGGGAGGTGTTTGGAATAGATTCCACCATCCAAGGCATAGCAAAAGAGTTTGTCTCAGGCTGATAAGAGTTGAGTTTCAAGGGCAAGGGGTTAGgatatggagccagagagatagcacagtgtggagggtacttgccttgcacatggcccatccctggcattccatctgCTCCCCAAGCCATGCCATTAGTGCTCCCTGAGTACAaagaggagtaaaccctgaccactgctgggtgcggcccaaagaccaaagagagagagagagagagagagagagacagacagacagacagacagacagagaggagagaagataTGAATGAATCAAGGGGGTGGGATGTTGGTGGGGTGTGAATaggagttagaaaaaaaatgaattcttgtGCTGAGTAAGGCTCTTGACTTGGCACACAGTCTAGCTggacttgatccctggaactgttTATAGTTCAGGTAGATCCCTGagctacctggagtgatccctgagcacagagctaggggtgaATCCGTGCACTGTCAGATGTAGACCTGTAACAAAACCAAACCctgggccagagtgctagtacagagggcagggcatttgcctcgcaggtggcccgcctgggttcaatccccggtatcccatatagtcccccaagcactgccaggagtcaatcctgagtgcagagccaggaataacccctgagcattgctgagtgtagcccaaaaagaaaaaaagaaaatccaagctAAGATCTATGTGTTAGACAGCCGAGAGGGtagtacctgggtttttctttgcAGACCAGTGTACTTGTTTGAAATTTACCACCAGCACTTCCTATGACAGGTTGTACGACAAGTTGCTTAACTTATCTGAGCCATAGTTTCTCCATTTATAGAAATGGAAAATGGAGGTGGTTGTGATTCAGTAAGAGCTGCAGCCAGAGAAAGGATCCAGGTTTTAGCCCGTTAATCTGGGCCTGCCTGCTTGGGGTCAGGGCACAGTGTCACAGGAGTCAGCAGTAAGACGGGAATAAGAGGTCCATaggggctgcccctccccaggctggTAGATACTGGGGACAAGGCCGTAGGAAAGGGCTCTGCTAAGAGGCTTTTACCCCAGCTATCCAGATAATGCTCGGAAGCCAACAGTTCAGGTGCCCACAGCCCCTGATCCAGCCTGAGGGTTGTGCTCaataaaaagaagcagaaacaagCGGgcgcaccccacccctccaccccctgcttgATCACTCCCCCACCAGTTCCTGGCGGGAGGAAGACTGCTGAAAGCTTTGCTGCAGGGCAGGTCAAAGGAGTAGTTGACCTTGACCCGGTGCTGACTGGGCTCTGAAGAGACCCTCTGTGGGTGCTCGCGGTCTCCACTGGATGCTGGTCTCCCTCGAGCCAGACCCACCTTCCTGCAGCTAGGACAGCGGTAGGTCCCCTCCTAAGCTTCCTTGGAGGCAGGATCCTGCAATTTTGAGACTGGTCTTCCCAGCTGGCGCTGGCCCCGCTGcggctgggggtgcaggaggtGAGAGGTGGGTGTTCGGAGCCGGCGGCTCCAACCCCTGGAGGTCGGAGGGACGCGGGTCGGGGCAGCAGCCAGGGCAGCAGAGCGGCGGCGCACGGAGGCTCTCGGTCCACGCCGCGCTCCCGCAGCCTCCGTGAGCCCAAGCCCGACTCCCGCGATCCCCACCTGTCCTCGCGCAAAGGTGACCCGCCCAGAATGCGCCAGCAGCCTTcctggccccaccctgccccgccccgccggaGGTGactgaggagagggagggagagagcgagagcaggagggagagggagagggagaagtaggggaaggggagagggagaagggagagggaggaggagggaaagagagagtttaAAACATTTCCcatggtagggggtgggggcggggggtatactggggtttctggtggtggaatataggcactggtgaagggatgggtgtttgaatattgtataactgacataaacctgagaactttgtaactttccacatggtgatttaataaaaattttaaaaaattaaaaaaaaaacatttcccatGACACATGTGTGTTTGTTGTGTGGTAAATACACATTTCCCACGTTAATACCCCAAGTCTACAGTTCATGGCTTTAAGGACGTTGCTATGGTGTATGTAACCTTCCTCATTATCCACTAAAGGAACTCTTCATCTCCCCCAAGGGAAACTCTGTACCCCTTAAAGTAGCTCCCCGTTCTCGTTCTCCGCCCTGGCCAGCACACCTCACGCTTCTCCACTGCTTCTCCGTACTTAATAGAAGTGGAATCACTCGGATGTGTGTGACCGGCTTATTTTTTTGAGCCCGCTGCCTTCCTAGGTCAGAAGGTGACTTTGAGTTAATTCGGGAAGGGAATGAGGGAGCAGGAGGAACATGTGCTCAGGCCGTAGGTCTGGGGTGCGGGGCAGtcggaagaagaaagggagagcaGGAGGCGCCTAGATAAGAATTTTCCGGTACTGCCTCTCACTGTGAGTGGGGACTGAAGTCCACAGAGGCACTCACCCCTGGGTTGGTGGGAGGGGAGCATGGGTAGactaatactgtagcactgtcgtcccgttgttcatcatcgattagttcgagtgggcaccagtaacgtctccattgtgagacttgttgttactgtttttggcatatcaaatacaccaggggtagcttgccaggctctgctatgtgggtgggatactcttggtagcttgctgggctctctgggagggaaggaggaatcgaacccggtttggccttgtgcaaggcaaactaatAAGAAACTTGTGGAGTCAAACCCTGTGaaagccccacccccccccccacacacacacacaccaccaccctccacctgccAAAAAGGTTCCCTGGGCCCCTTTGCTGACAGGAAGTTTGAGTGGGAGTTGCAGAGGTGAGGGGCTCTTTTCAATGGGAGGGCGATGCTGACACAAAAGCCTGACTACACttggccctgagcacaaccaggtggggtgtggccccaagaccaaaccCAACTacagaagaaggagaggaagaggaagaggaggaagaggaaggagtgaaggagaaGTAAGGAGTAGAAggtggagctggaggaggagaaaTTGCCTCTAACCTAGAAGTAGCCCAAAGGCTCAGGAAGATCATgttcctttgagatgcaaatggAGAAAATTCCTCAGATGTGGGAACCACCCAGAAAAGGACTGACCTCTCAGAAATGGAGAGGCTTAGAGAGAATCTTATGTGATAATTCTGAAAGGGGTTGAAGATACAGTTCTGAagtgaaggctcttgccttgaactGGCCAACCttgttagatccctggcatctggTTTATggccccagagtgatccctgagcacatagctgtGCACCCCCTTCTCCCCGCAGACACACACCCGGACTGGGATAAAACAGACCCGGAGGAAAACCACAGACCTGGGGAGAAAGTGCCACCTGCACCCTGTCAGAGAGCCTTGCGCGCTCTTTCCTTTGCCCGCTGTTACATCTGGTGCTGCAAAGTCACCATGTCTGAGCACATGACTCCCACATAGGTGCCCTTCctaattgggggtggggtgaggttgggcctcaccctgcaatgctcagggcctgaTCCTAGCTTTGtgcctgattgtgctcaggggaatTCTGGGGTGcagtcttacctcctgtactttcTCCAACCCTGCCCTGTATCCACTccttaaagtaaaatagtttacTATGGGAGGGTATTAATCCCAAGGAGAAGGTGggctgagaaagaagaaaagagaaagtgcaGACTTGGGGAGTGCCAACATGAGTACCTTctcagaaattttgttttattttttaattttttttttttgcttttttttgggtcacacctggcgatgcacaggggttactcctggctctgcactcaggaattactcctggcggtgctcaggggaccatatgggatgctgggaatcgaacccgggtcggccacgtgcaaagcaaatgccctacccgctgtgct
Coding sequences within:
- the MUTYH gene encoding adenine DNA glycosylase isoform X4, with the translated sequence MKKPRAAVGRRCRKQASSQEGRKKDTLRSIQAKSPTPDDLGRQQKASVSPYHLFRDPAEVTSFRERLLRWYDREKRDLPWRRKAEGEVDPDRRAYAVWVSEVMLQQTQVATVTDYYTRWMQKWPTLQDLASASLEEVNQLWAGLGYYSRGRRLQEGAVKVVAELGGHMPRTAEALQRALPGVGRYTAGAIASIAFGQAAGVVDGNVIRVLCRVRAIGADPSSTVVSQQLWSLAQQLVDPARPGDFNQAAMELGATVCTPQRPLCSQCPVQSLCRAYQRVELTQLAAPHNQPGSLDVEECASTPGQCPLCAPPTEPWDQTLGVANFPRKASRKPPREEYSATCVVEQPGAPGGARILLVQRPDSGLLAGLWEFPSVSAEPSGPQQHQRQALLQELQAWAGPLPATRLQHLGQVVHTFSHIKLTYQVYGLALDGQAPVTVASPGARWLTREEFHTAAVSTAMKKVFRVYEGKLPATCKGSKRHQISTPRSRRKPSAGQQVLDHFFQPQNHTGAPSLQSTTQ
- the MUTYH gene encoding adenine DNA glycosylase isoform X5, whose amino-acid sequence is MLQQTQVATVTDYYTRWMQKWPTLQDLASASLEEVNQLWAGLGYYSRGRRLQEGAVKVVAELGGHMPRTAEALQRALPGVGRYTAGAIASIAFGQAAGVVDGNVIRVLCRVRAIGADPSSTVVSQQLWSLAQQLVDPARPGDFNQAAMELGATVCTPQRPLCSQCPVQSLCRAYQRVELTQLAAPHNQPGSLDVEECASTPGQCPLCAPPTEPWDQTLGVANFPRKASRKPPREEYSATCVVEQPGAPGGARILLVQRPDSGLLAGLWEFPSVSAEPSGPQQHQRQALLQELQAWAGPLPATRLQHLGQVVHTFSHIKLTYQVYGLALDGQAPVTVASPGARWLTREEFHTAAVSTAMKKVFRVYEGKLPATCKGSKRHQISTPRSRRKPSAGQQVLDHFFQPQNHTGAPSLQSTTQ